In Palleronia sp. LCG004, a single window of DNA contains:
- the addB gene encoding double-strand break repair protein AddB produces the protein MFDADPTPRLFGLPPGADFPAELVRGIEARLGDAAPEDWARVELYVNTSRTARRLSAIFGAGPPRLLPRVRLLSALGTDPLLTDLPPPADPLGRRLELTQLTAALIRADPDLAGQSAAFDLADSLATLIDEMQGEGVPLGAITGLDVTDQSGHWQRALRFLSLLEGFLAADTTPDPEARQRRVVEALIEKWQIAPPAHPVIVAGSTGSRGTTALLMRAVAQLPQGAVILPGVDPDMPREIWDAMGDALSAEDHPQYRFVRIARDLDLHPGDIRPWTDADPDPQRRRLVSMALRPAPVTDGWLRDGPALGDLVEAAANVSLLEAPDPRIEALAIAIRLRAALDEGKVAALISPDRVLTRQVTAALDRWGIEPDDSAGRPLALSVPGRLLRHMAARLGTPSAPEDLLTILKHPLTHTGTDRGPHLRLTHELELWLRRDGPPHPTPEDLHGWASRSGIEGAEEWVAWIEATILAAALLRDGALSDIVARHLSLTEALAGGPAGGSGELWLERAGEKAAEVMSGLGDQADAAGAFTLTDYRALLDAILDTDVRDPIRPDPRVMIWGTLEARVQGADLVILGGLNEGVWPEAPKADPWLNRRMRAEAGLLLPERRIGLSAHDFQQAVCAPEVLITRAARNAEAETVMSRWLNRLTNLMAGLEATGGRTALDEMRARGRVWLTHAETLEARILPSPPERRPAPCPPVHMRPRELSVTDIQRLVRDPYAIYARRILNLSPLDSLRKDPDAALRGTLIHSVFERYVEEGIDPAAPNAADALMRLAEEELIRDVPWRATRIAWLARLERVVPWFLDQDAAHRATAMPEAQERRARLEVAGTGVTIVGKADRIDRATDGGLVLLDYKTGAAPTARQIRQYDPQLLIEAVMAEAGTFEGLPAARVAQVGHVELGSTPRWRSHPLRDPAAEVPLSPEEALAMLTKLLSAYGDEGQGYASRRAMEKMAYEHGYDHLARFGEWDISERPEKVVLR, from the coding sequence ATGTTTGATGCGGACCCGACACCGCGGCTCTTCGGGCTGCCGCCCGGCGCCGATTTCCCCGCCGAACTCGTCCGCGGGATCGAGGCGCGGCTGGGCGATGCCGCGCCCGAGGACTGGGCCCGCGTCGAGCTCTACGTCAACACGAGCCGCACGGCGCGCAGGCTCTCGGCAATCTTCGGCGCGGGGCCGCCGCGTCTCCTGCCGCGGGTGCGCCTTCTCTCGGCGCTCGGCACCGATCCCCTCCTGACCGACCTGCCCCCGCCCGCCGATCCGCTCGGCCGCAGGCTGGAGCTCACGCAGCTCACGGCCGCGCTCATCCGTGCCGATCCCGACCTCGCGGGGCAAAGCGCGGCCTTCGACCTTGCCGACAGCCTCGCCACCCTCATCGACGAGATGCAGGGCGAGGGCGTCCCGCTCGGGGCCATCACCGGGCTCGACGTGACGGATCAATCCGGCCACTGGCAGCGCGCGTTGCGATTCCTGTCCCTTCTCGAAGGGTTCCTCGCTGCCGATACGACCCCCGACCCCGAGGCACGCCAGCGCCGCGTCGTCGAGGCGCTGATCGAGAAATGGCAGATCGCACCGCCGGCCCATCCGGTGATCGTCGCGGGCTCCACGGGGTCGCGGGGAACGACCGCGCTTCTGATGCGGGCGGTCGCGCAGCTGCCACAGGGCGCCGTGATCCTGCCGGGGGTCGATCCGGACATGCCGCGCGAAATCTGGGACGCGATGGGCGACGCCCTTTCGGCCGAGGACCATCCGCAATACCGCTTCGTGCGGATCGCGCGCGATCTGGACCTGCATCCGGGCGACATCAGGCCCTGGACCGACGCCGATCCCGATCCGCAGCGGCGCAGGCTCGTCTCGATGGCGCTGCGGCCAGCGCCGGTCACGGATGGCTGGCTGCGCGACGGCCCCGCTCTGGGCGACCTTGTCGAGGCGGCGGCCAACGTCTCGCTGCTCGAGGCGCCCGATCCGCGGATCGAGGCGCTCGCCATCGCGATCCGGCTGCGCGCCGCGCTCGACGAGGGGAAGGTCGCGGCGCTCATCTCTCCCGATCGGGTGCTGACGCGGCAGGTGACCGCCGCGCTCGACCGCTGGGGGATCGAACCCGACGACAGCGCCGGGCGACCGCTCGCGCTTTCGGTGCCGGGGCGGCTGCTCAGGCACATGGCCGCGCGGCTGGGCACCCCCTCCGCGCCCGAGGATCTGCTGACGATCCTCAAGCACCCGCTGACCCATACGGGAACCGATCGGGGCCCGCATCTGCGCCTGACGCACGAACTCGAGCTCTGGCTGCGCCGCGACGGCCCGCCTCACCCGACGCCCGAAGATCTGCACGGCTGGGCCAGCCGCTCCGGCATCGAGGGCGCCGAGGAATGGGTCGCATGGATCGAGGCGACGATCCTCGCCGCCGCCCTGCTCCGCGACGGTGCCCTTTCCGACATTGTCGCCCGGCATCTGAGCCTCACCGAGGCGCTCGCCGGCGGCCCTGCGGGCGGCAGCGGTGAGCTCTGGCTCGAACGGGCGGGCGAAAAGGCGGCAGAGGTCATGTCGGGCCTCGGCGATCAGGCCGATGCGGCCGGCGCCTTCACCCTGACGGATTACCGTGCGCTGCTCGACGCGATCCTCGACACCGATGTCCGCGACCCGATCCGACCCGATCCCCGCGTGATGATCTGGGGCACGCTCGAGGCGCGGGTGCAGGGCGCCGATCTGGTGATCCTCGGCGGGCTCAACGAAGGCGTCTGGCCCGAGGCGCCGAAGGCCGATCCCTGGCTGAACCGGCGGATGCGGGCCGAAGCGGGCCTCCTCCTGCCCGAACGGCGCATCGGACTGTCGGCCCACGATTTCCAGCAGGCCGTCTGCGCCCCCGAGGTCCTGATCACCCGCGCGGCGCGCAATGCCGAGGCCGAGACGGTCATGTCCCGCTGGCTCAACAGGCTCACCAACCTGATGGCGGGGCTCGAGGCGACGGGCGGCAGGACCGCGCTCGACGAGATGCGGGCGCGCGGCCGCGTCTGGCTCACCCATGCCGAGACGCTCGAGGCGCGCATCCTGCCTTCGCCGCCCGAACGGCGCCCCGCGCCCTGCCCGCCCGTGCATATGCGCCCGCGCGAGCTCAGCGTTACCGACATCCAGCGGCTCGTCCGCGATCCCTATGCGATCTACGCGCGGCGGATCCTCAACCTCTCCCCGCTCGATTCGCTGAGGAAAGACCCCGATGCGGCGCTGCGCGGCACGCTGATCCACAGCGTGTTCGAGCGCTACGTCGAAGAGGGCATAGACCCCGCGGCGCCCAACGCGGCCGACGCCCTCATGCGCCTGGCCGAGGAGGAGCTGATCCGCGACGTGCCCTGGCGGGCCACGCGCATCGCCTGGCTCGCCCGGCTCGAACGGGTCGTGCCCTGGTTCCTCGACCAGGACGCGGCGCATCGCGCAACGGCCATGCCGGAGGCGCAGGAGCGTCGCGCCCGGCTCGAAGTGGCAGGCACGGGAGTCACCATCGTGGGCAAGGCCGACCGGATCGACCGCGCGACCGATGGCGGCCTCGTCCTGCTCGACTACAAGACGGGCGCTGCCCCGACGGCCCGGCAGATCCGTCAATACGATCCGCAGCTCCTGATCGAGGCGGTGATGGCCGAAGCCGGTACATTCGAGGGGTTGCCCGCCGCCCGCGTCGCGCAGGTCGGCCATGTCGAACTCGGCTCGACCCCGCGCTGGCGCAGCCACCCGCTGCGTGACCCCGCAGCCGAAGTGCCGCTGTCGCCCGAGGAAGCGCTCGCAATGCTGACGAAGCTCCTCTCGGCCTATGGCGACGAGGGCCAGGGATACGCTTCGCGCCGCGCGATGGAAAAGATGGCCTACGAGCACGGCTACGACCACCTCGCGCGGTTCGGTGAATGGGACATATCCGAACGCCCCGAAAAGGTCGTGCTGCGATGA
- the addA gene encoding double-strand break repair helicase AddA, whose amino-acid sequence MNEATLRQIEAAAPDRSTWLAANAGSGKTRVLTDRVARLLLGGVAPQNILCLTYTKAAASEMQNRLFKRLGAWAMVPDAALRENLSDLGVPRDVDLAEARRLFAKAVETPGGLRIQTIHSFCSILLRRFPVEAGVSPQFTEMDDRNAELLRDDCLETLAETRPEIVTGMARILGGTEMRPFTAALVGARDAFRTPMDEAALRDLLDLPADRTMEGLLAHVFSDEAPTLLPRVARVMAEHGGKTDQAHAPDIARCDAPTLDNLETLERRLLSGEGAKEPFAAKIGKYPTKAARTAMDPEDAEALDALMERVEAARDERLGLVTLERNLVLQGFAAAYLPLYAAAKAARGWLDFDDLIFKARDLLTEKAVADWVLYRLDGGIDHILVDEAQDTSPAQWQVIEALAREVASGHGTQEAGERTLFVVGDKKQSIYSFQGADPEGFDRMHDSFAERLGPDRLQRLDMLHSFRSAPAILSAVDAVFADQGMTHLAFRDALPGRVDLWPLVEPGEEEEAPDFDDPVDRVSPRDATALLADHIANGIASMIGRATIPDENGERRVVHAGDVLILFRSRGALFQATIRACKKAGLPVAGADRLTLTSELAVKDIAALLSFLATPEDSLSLASALRSPLFGWSEQELYTLAAGRTERHLWQALRHRRDDHPATLEIIDDLRGQADYLRPYDLIERLMTRHRGRARLVGRLGRECEEAIDALLSQALDYERTDIPSLTGFLNWLTGDEIQIKRQSEGAGRNLRIMSVHGAKGLEAPIVILPETMGQPPNIDAPLWPVPGGRVLKQPKDQRPPLLRAAHDVLSQAQAAERDRLLYVAMTRAQFWLILCGAGDPGRSDGRWYGQLAAGLAALPSDGLDTPAGPGHRYQINEWDDLQFVARNEVRTPEPAVDLPDWLTRDAGPPPAEPAILRPSGLGGAKALPGETMPQDGDDALLRGTELHALLEHLPPDRPEDWPDLARRVLPALDEEARAARLSEVGRVLGAPAFRDLLARPAFIEVELSVPHPSGARIEGAIDRLIVDDDRVLAIDYKSNRIVPETPDAIPEGLLRQMGAYAAGLARIYPGKRVELALLWTATATLMPVETALAARAFAALDDLDAQTPRA is encoded by the coding sequence ATGAACGAGGCGACGCTCAGACAGATCGAGGCCGCGGCGCCCGATCGCTCCACCTGGCTCGCCGCGAATGCCGGCTCGGGCAAGACACGCGTGCTGACCGACCGCGTGGCGCGGCTGCTGCTGGGCGGCGTGGCGCCGCAGAACATCCTCTGCCTCACCTATACCAAGGCCGCGGCGAGCGAGATGCAGAACCGGCTTTTCAAGCGGCTGGGTGCCTGGGCGATGGTGCCCGACGCCGCCCTGCGCGAGAACCTGAGCGACCTCGGCGTGCCGCGCGACGTGGATCTCGCCGAGGCCCGGCGGCTCTTCGCAAAGGCCGTCGAGACGCCGGGCGGGCTCAGGATCCAGACGATCCATTCCTTCTGCTCGATCCTGCTGCGCCGCTTCCCGGTCGAGGCCGGCGTCTCGCCGCAATTCACCGAGATGGACGACCGCAACGCCGAGCTTCTGCGCGACGATTGCCTCGAGACGCTGGCCGAGACCCGTCCCGAGATCGTGACCGGGATGGCCCGCATCCTCGGCGGGACCGAGATGCGCCCCTTCACCGCAGCCCTCGTCGGCGCCCGCGACGCCTTCCGCACGCCGATGGACGAGGCGGCGTTGCGCGACCTGCTCGACCTGCCCGCCGACCGGACGATGGAGGGCCTGCTGGCTCACGTCTTCTCGGACGAGGCGCCGACCCTCCTGCCCCGCGTGGCGCGCGTGATGGCCGAACATGGCGGCAAGACCGACCAGGCCCATGCCCCCGACATCGCGCGCTGCGACGCGCCCACGCTCGACAATCTCGAAACGCTGGAACGAAGGCTCCTTTCCGGCGAAGGCGCGAAGGAGCCTTTCGCGGCCAAGATCGGCAAATACCCGACCAAGGCCGCCCGGACGGCGATGGATCCCGAGGATGCCGAGGCCCTCGACGCGCTGATGGAACGTGTCGAGGCGGCCCGCGACGAGCGTCTCGGCCTCGTCACGCTCGAGCGGAACCTCGTCCTGCAAGGCTTCGCCGCCGCCTATCTGCCGCTCTATGCGGCGGCCAAGGCCGCGCGGGGATGGCTCGATTTCGACGATCTGATCTTCAAGGCGCGCGACCTGCTGACCGAGAAGGCGGTGGCCGACTGGGTGCTCTACCGGCTCGACGGGGGGATCGACCACATCCTCGTCGACGAGGCGCAGGACACCTCGCCCGCGCAATGGCAGGTGATCGAGGCGCTCGCACGCGAGGTGGCGTCGGGCCACGGCACGCAGGAGGCCGGAGAGCGGACCCTCTTCGTCGTGGGCGACAAGAAGCAGTCGATCTATTCCTTCCAGGGGGCCGACCCCGAAGGCTTCGACCGGATGCACGACAGCTTTGCCGAACGGCTGGGCCCCGACCGGCTGCAACGCCTCGACATGCTGCATTCCTTCCGGTCCGCGCCCGCGATCCTGTCGGCGGTCGATGCGGTCTTCGCCGATCAGGGCATGACGCATCTGGCCTTCCGCGACGCCCTGCCCGGCCGCGTCGATCTCTGGCCGCTGGTCGAACCCGGTGAGGAGGAGGAGGCGCCCGATTTCGACGACCCGGTCGATCGCGTCTCGCCGCGCGACGCCACCGCGCTGCTGGCCGATCACATCGCGAACGGGATCGCGTCGATGATCGGGCGCGCGACCATCCCCGACGAGAACGGCGAGCGGCGCGTGGTCCATGCGGGCGACGTGCTGATCCTCTTCCGCTCGCGCGGGGCGCTGTTCCAGGCGACGATCCGCGCCTGCAAGAAGGCGGGGCTTCCCGTGGCGGGCGCCGACCGCCTGACACTGACGAGCGAGCTCGCCGTCAAGGACATCGCCGCGCTCCTGTCCTTCCTCGCCACGCCCGAGGACAGCCTCTCGCTCGCCTCGGCCCTCCGCTCGCCCCTCTTCGGGTGGAGCGAGCAGGAGCTCTACACGCTGGCCGCCGGTCGCACCGAACGCCATCTCTGGCAGGCGCTGCGCCATCGCCGGGACGACCATCCCGCGACGCTGGAGATCATCGACGATCTGCGCGGACAAGCCGATTACCTGCGCCCCTACGACCTGATCGAGCGGCTGATGACGCGCCATCGCGGCCGCGCGCGCCTCGTCGGGCGGCTCGGGCGCGAATGCGAGGAGGCCATCGACGCCCTGCTGTCGCAGGCCCTCGACTACGAACGGACCGACATCCCCAGCCTCACGGGATTTCTCAACTGGCTCACCGGCGACGAGATCCAGATCAAGCGCCAGTCCGAAGGTGCCGGACGCAACCTGCGCATCATGTCGGTGCACGGGGCCAAGGGACTCGAGGCGCCGATCGTCATCCTGCCCGAGACGATGGGCCAGCCGCCGAACATCGACGCCCCGCTCTGGCCCGTGCCGGGCGGCCGGGTCCTCAAGCAGCCGAAGGATCAGCGCCCGCCGCTTCTCAGGGCCGCGCACGACGTGCTGTCGCAGGCCCAGGCAGCCGAACGCGACCGACTGCTCTACGTCGCGATGACGCGGGCGCAGTTCTGGCTGATCCTGTGCGGCGCGGGCGACCCCGGCAGGAGCGACGGCCGGTGGTACGGGCAGCTCGCGGCCGGTCTCGCCGCCCTGCCCTCGGACGGGCTCGACACCCCCGCGGGGCCCGGGCACCGCTATCAGATCAACGAATGGGACGATCTCCAGTTCGTGGCGAGGAACGAGGTCCGCACCCCCGAACCTGCCGTCGATCTGCCGGACTGGCTGACCCGCGATGCGGGCCCCCCGCCCGCGGAGCCCGCGATCCTCAGGCCATCCGGCCTCGGCGGCGCCAAGGCGCTGCCGGGCGAGACGATGCCGCAGGACGGCGACGACGCCCTTCTCAGGGGGACCGAGCTTCACGCGCTTCTCGAACACCTGCCCCCCGACCGGCCCGAGGACTGGCCCGACCTCGCCCGCCGCGTGCTGCCCGCTCTCGACGAGGAGGCCCGCGCCGCGCGTCTCTCCGAGGTGGGACGCGTCCTCGGCGCGCCGGCCTTCCGCGACCTGCTTGCCCGCCCCGCCTTCATCGAGGTCGAGTTGAGCGTGCCGCATCCCTCGGGGGCCCGGATCGAGGGGGCGATCGACCGCCTGATCGTCGACGATGACCGCGTCCTCGCCATCGACTACAAGTCGAACCGCATCGTGCCCGAGACACCCGACGCCATTCCCGAAGGCCTATTGCGGCAGATGGGCGCCTATGCCGCGGGCCTCGCCCGGATCTACCCCGGCAAGCGTGTCGAACTGGCGCTTCTCTGGACCGCGACGGCCACGCTGATGCCGGTCGAGACGGCGCTGGCGGCCCGCGCCTTCGCCGCCCTGGACGATCTTGACGCCCAAACGCCCCGTGCCTAG
- the trxA gene encoding thioredoxin — protein sequence MATVPVTDDTFDAEVRSADLPVVVDFWAEWCGPCKQIGPALEELSTEYEGRVKIVKVNVDENPQSPAQMGVRGIPALFLFKNGEVVSNKIGAAPKAALESWITEQI from the coding sequence ATGGCGACCGTTCCCGTGACCGACGACACCTTCGACGCCGAAGTCCGTTCCGCCGACCTTCCCGTCGTGGTGGATTTCTGGGCCGAATGGTGCGGTCCCTGCAAGCAGATCGGCCCCGCGCTCGAAGAGCTTTCGACCGAATACGAAGGCCGCGTGAAGATCGTCAAGGTCAACGTGGACGAGAACCCGCAATCGCCCGCTCAGATGGGCGTCCGCGGCATCCCCGCGCTCTTCCTCTTCAAGAACGGCGAGGTCGTGTCGAACAAGATCGGCGCCGCGCCGAAGGCCGCGCTCGAGAGCTGGATCACCGAACAGATCTGA
- the hslV gene encoding ATP-dependent protease subunit HslV: protein MAESDFPGWHGTTIIAVRKGGRVVIAGDGQVSLGPTVIKGTARKVRRISPGGFDVIAGFAGSTADAFALLERLETKLEATPGQLQRAAVELAKDWRTDKYLQKLEAMLIVSDGTELYVITGAGDVLEPEHDVTAIGSGGNYALAAGRALMEGDLDAEAIARRAMAIASDICVYTNGNLTIETLETRKEAQ, encoded by the coding sequence ATGGCCGAGAGCGATTTCCCCGGCTGGCATGGCACCACGATCATCGCGGTGCGCAAGGGCGGCCGCGTCGTGATCGCGGGCGATGGGCAGGTCAGCCTCGGGCCGACCGTCATCAAGGGCACCGCGCGCAAGGTGCGGCGCATCTCGCCCGGCGGCTTCGACGTGATCGCGGGCTTTGCGGGATCGACCGCCGACGCCTTCGCGCTTCTCGAACGGCTCGAGACCAAGCTCGAAGCGACGCCCGGACAGCTCCAGCGCGCGGCAGTCGAGCTCGCCAAGGACTGGCGCACCGACAAGTACCTGCAAAAGCTCGAGGCGATGCTGATCGTCTCGGACGGCACCGAACTCTACGTCATCACCGGCGCGGGCGACGTGCTCGAACCCGAGCATGACGTCACGGCCATCGGATCGGGCGGCAACTACGCGCTCGCCGCCGGCCGCGCCCTGATGGAAGGCGATCTCGATGCCGAGGCGATCGCCCGGCGCGCCATGGCGATCGCCTCGGATATCTGCGTCTACACGAACGGCAACCTGACGATCGAGACGCTCGAGACGCGAAAGGAAGCGCAATGA
- the hslU gene encoding ATP-dependent protease ATPase subunit HslU → MTDLTPREIVSELDRFIIGQKDAKRAVAVALRNRWRRKQLPPEMQEEVYPKNILMIGPTGVGKTEISRRLAKLARAPFLKVEATKFTEVGYVGRDVEQIIRDLVEQSITMTRDYMREDVKTRAEERAEERVIDAVAGENAREGTREMFRKKLHAGELDATEIELEVADTSNPMGNMEIPGMPQGGMMNIGDIFGKAFQGRTVRKKMTVAESYEILIGDEADKLLDDESVNKAAIEAVEQNGIVFLDEIDKVCARQDARGGEVSREGVQRDLLPLIEGTVVSTKHGQIRTDHILFIASGAFHVAKPSDLLPELQGRLPIRVELRALTEEDFVRILTETDNALTRQYTALLGTEQVTVDFTEGGIAALARIAAQVNQSVENIGARRLYTVMERVFEELSFEAPDKAGTTITVDEAFVEQHLGELSRSTDMSRYVL, encoded by the coding sequence ATGACCGACCTGACCCCGCGCGAGATCGTCTCCGAACTCGACCGCTTCATCATCGGCCAGAAGGACGCCAAGCGCGCCGTGGCCGTGGCCCTCCGCAATCGCTGGCGGCGCAAGCAGCTGCCCCCCGAGATGCAGGAAGAGGTCTATCCGAAGAACATCCTGATGATCGGGCCCACCGGCGTCGGCAAGACCGAGATCTCGCGCCGCCTGGCCAAGCTCGCCCGCGCGCCCTTCCTCAAGGTCGAGGCGACGAAGTTCACCGAGGTCGGCTATGTCGGCCGCGACGTGGAACAGATCATCCGCGACCTGGTCGAGCAGTCGATCACCATGACCCGCGACTACATGCGCGAGGACGTGAAGACCCGCGCCGAGGAACGCGCCGAGGAACGCGTGATCGACGCCGTCGCCGGCGAGAATGCCCGCGAAGGCACGCGCGAGATGTTCCGCAAGAAGCTCCATGCCGGTGAGCTCGACGCTACCGAGATCGAGCTTGAGGTCGCCGACACGTCGAACCCGATGGGCAACATGGAGATCCCGGGCATGCCCCAGGGCGGCATGATGAATATCGGCGACATCTTCGGCAAGGCGTTCCAGGGGCGCACCGTCCGCAAGAAGATGACGGTCGCCGAAAGCTACGAGATCCTCATCGGCGACGAGGCCGACAAGCTGCTCGACGACGAGAGCGTCAACAAGGCCGCGATCGAGGCGGTGGAGCAGAACGGCATCGTCTTCCTCGACGAGATCGACAAGGTCTGCGCGCGGCAGGATGCGCGCGGCGGCGAGGTCAGCCGCGAGGGCGTGCAGCGCGACCTGCTGCCACTGATCGAGGGCACGGTCGTCTCGACCAAGCACGGCCAGATCCGCACCGATCATATCCTCTTCATCGCGAGCGGCGCCTTCCACGTCGCGAAACCCTCGGACCTTCTGCCCGAACTTCAGGGCCGCCTGCCCATCCGGGTCGAGCTGCGCGCCCTGACCGAGGAGGATTTCGTCCGCATCCTGACCGAGACCGACAACGCGCTGACACGTCAGTACACCGCGCTTCTCGGGACCGAGCAGGTGACGGTCGATTTCACCGAAGGCGGCATCGCGGCGCTTGCCCGCATCGCAGCGCAGGTGAACCAGTCGGTTGAGAACATCGGCGCCCGGCGGCTCTACACCGTGATGGAGCGCGTCTTCGAGGAACTGTCCTTCGAGGCGCCCGACAAGGCCGGCACGACGATCACCGTCGACGAGGCCTTCGTGGAGCAGCATCTGGGCGAGCTCAGCCGCTCCACCGACATGAGCCGCTACGTGCTCTGA
- a CDS encoding MFS transporter, with protein MSFPTFLRRNAPFLIVGILLTLCSSFGQTFFISVFAGQIRTEFDLTNGEWGFLYSVSTTASAIVMVWTGVLTDTFRVRVLGPIVLVLLAAACAAMALVGTWWGLVAAIFALRLFGQGMCTLVAMVAMARWFVATRGRALSVSRVGVALGEAFLPLVFVSLMAEIPWRALWLFAGGCVLILVPLLWPLLRLERTPQSIASDTQSLGMGNAHWTRGRMLRHPLYWMLIPALLAPAAFSTAFFFHQVHIAGIKGWSHMGLVALFPVFTVTSIVAMFASGDVVDRIGTARLMPVVILPMAAGFAVFAAAPNLALGGIALGLMGITQGLVATVPAAFWAEFYGTRHLGGIKALATAAMVFGTAIGPALTGALIDLGIDFEDQLFGIAVYFLAAAALVFAGIARSRGSLPRAA; from the coding sequence ATGTCATTCCCAACCTTCCTGCGCCGGAATGCCCCCTTCCTGATCGTGGGCATCCTCCTGACCCTCTGCTCCTCCTTCGGGCAGACCTTCTTCATTTCCGTCTTCGCCGGACAGATCCGGACCGAGTTCGACCTGACAAACGGCGAATGGGGGTTCCTCTATTCCGTCAGCACGACCGCATCGGCCATCGTCATGGTCTGGACCGGGGTTCTGACCGACACGTTCCGGGTGCGGGTCCTCGGTCCCATCGTCCTCGTCCTGCTGGCGGCGGCCTGCGCGGCGATGGCGCTCGTCGGGACGTGGTGGGGCCTCGTCGCGGCGATCTTCGCGCTCAGGCTCTTCGGACAGGGGATGTGCACACTCGTCGCGATGGTGGCGATGGCGCGCTGGTTCGTGGCCACGCGCGGCCGCGCGCTGTCGGTGTCGCGCGTGGGCGTCGCCCTCGGCGAGGCGTTCCTGCCGCTGGTCTTCGTCTCCCTCATGGCCGAGATCCCGTGGCGCGCGCTCTGGCTGTTTGCGGGCGGCTGCGTGCTGATCCTCGTCCCGCTGCTCTGGCCGCTCCTCAGGCTGGAGCGCACGCCGCAGAGCATCGCCTCGGACACGCAGAGCCTCGGGATGGGGAACGCGCACTGGACGCGGGGCCGGATGCTGCGCCATCCGCTCTACTGGATGCTGATCCCCGCGCTGCTGGCCCCCGCGGCCTTCTCCACCGCCTTCTTCTTCCATCAGGTGCATATCGCCGGGATCAAGGGCTGGAGCCATATGGGCCTCGTCGCGCTCTTCCCGGTCTTCACCGTCACGTCGATCGTCGCGATGTTCGCGTCGGGCGACGTGGTCGACCGGATCGGCACGGCACGGCTGATGCCCGTGGTGATCCTGCCGATGGCCGCGGGGTTCGCTGTCTTCGCGGCTGCCCCGAACCTCGCGCTCGGCGGGATCGCGCTCGGGCTCATGGGGATCACGCAAGGGCTGGTCGCGACGGTTCCGGCGGCCTTCTGGGCCGAATTCTACGGCACGCGCCATCTGGGCGGGATCAAGGCGCTCGCCACCGCGGCCATGGTCTTCGGCACCGCGATCGGGCCCGCGCTGACCGGTGCCCTCATCGACCTGGGGATCGATTTCGAGGATCAGCTCTTCGGCATCGCGGTCTATTTCCTCGCGGCCGCCGCGCTGGTCTTCGCGGGCATCGCGCGATCGCGCGGATCACTTCCCCGCGCGGCGTAG
- a CDS encoding Smr/MutS family protein produces the protein MSRRKGPRGLRPDERELWSRIARQTVPLHPERRAARPAEARMETPARAPAAPGHDLKNFAIGQNAPARAPGHDLIAPLSDRLSGQPVAMDAKAYGRMKRGKLGIEGRIDLHGLTLSEAHPRLVRFILDAHGAGKRLVLVITGKGRERDIDAPMPVRRGALRHQVPQWLNSGPLRSAVLQIAEAHRSHGGSGAFYVYLRRAGK, from the coding sequence ATGTCGCGGAGGAAGGGTCCGAGGGGGCTTCGTCCCGACGAGCGTGAGCTCTGGTCGCGGATCGCGCGGCAGACGGTCCCGTTGCACCCCGAACGGCGCGCCGCGCGACCTGCCGAGGCGCGGATGGAGACACCCGCGCGCGCCCCGGCGGCACCCGGACACGACCTGAAGAATTTCGCCATCGGGCAGAACGCGCCCGCGCGGGCACCGGGGCATGATCTGATCGCGCCGCTGTCGGACCGGTTGTCGGGGCAGCCCGTGGCGATGGATGCCAAGGCCTACGGACGGATGAAGCGCGGCAAGCTGGGGATCGAGGGGCGGATCGATCTGCACGGCCTGACGCTGAGCGAGGCGCATCCGAGGCTCGTGAGGTTCATCCTCGACGCGCACGGTGCGGGCAAGCGGCTGGTCCTCGTCATCACCGGCAAGGGGCGGGAGCGCGATATCGACGCGCCGATGCCCGTCAGGCGCGGTGCCTTGCGCCACCAGGTGCCGCAATGGCTGAATTCGGGACCGCTCAGATCCGCCGTGCTGCAGATCGCCGAGGCGCATCGCAGCCATGGCGGGTCGGGCGCCTTCTATGTCTATCTACGCCGCGCGGGGAAGTGA